From one Salvelinus sp. IW2-2015 linkage group LG11, ASM291031v2, whole genome shotgun sequence genomic stretch:
- the LOC111969705 gene encoding uncharacterized protein isoform X2 codes for MESYSGDNIPASKYSSVKYYTTLPSDTRPTEDGEHSSEQAGGTETRPRSGTSTQYIPKAGDHFNFQIPRKNKEKRALFQYVSSESREFEDILTILSSSYIEASSNGTFTYTKLRIVHSELLEKDFVEKRRELKLDGRTEKELEETHCFLTADTIKLPWICENGLLVGHSWITALGNPAKGVYLSKYSDLLQVNPFNPGVMGEIIIFKVIKGKVKSIYDNMSKNLLDPTPKFDSHLSKNASIVTSLTSYRAYELTQEYFYEYDFDELKARPRHVCPYAVVSFQFKGKDAPLQAKPMAPLRSNSQTSAGSKGRSKYTVWSGELVNEGRTVSQVSICSFSPPFLPFKLPEKLELGLVMSMDQVTQMIPSALFSLNLYAGSHQVLKSGTHCSLLEVVDKSKSGDCLAALLQVMETQRLVLVHMLADKGFLFLLSSVQMATPTERRDGLKKCLQALFVFQESRDVAKYSSRCPTTHDPLQTSSRDPAMPQLNSFVPALHHALVKVRCNPPADLSAGVERQARDYLSGLHHGKRRHIPMTEYDTKLDDRGKXFPAPKHHKLNMEGYLRSYIYNPNLYTMPVVQAKEMVESYCTVPDDNSPVMDWEGSGASGXKSVVGLEVNPYGATAAQSPGVQVNHSPSQFPTDPNPQKLKELINLILCWRNTEGDVRKKGVPQGAGGLDPRGLKRKTAERTLNYRKASQERGRRDRRTAAAEKGQSPSCLSSVMLQSVVLRDVDLRRDRSEAAFKFSDGRGGGGWSREGTKQTKALLFDRMIKLGLPPNQDIDLRKRPPGGLQVKADYLETAGSTNSLEVFSPSSNGEMPRRSQSQYQGEEQMPWVLIPITGLKSNKYCLSEKDNPQDPRFVPQIPMXNSSYPPCVPERRERRINSTLEELPRHSLSTSLEVSQEHSPYPYPSPCPSPCSCPSPMEDEQQLAETPCDPTEISGNHKTSTDKKTSTNQSFFQIRGAPASTRLLDKCRPSPKXKTNGEPTPTIPSPVEAGQEQVEGSTGKVISGVVAEDPTTMDVGQEEGEEVEEEAKELEEDDVIEVVDEEMKTVIKQTEEVSPPSLDLSSPELIPVPNPPPVQNTPPIQRPVLGRVNCVLDQQFSDFSTEMQILLLRESVHYSSPLIPSQSPPGQPPILPFSEYVSFYNSSPPMQAYVSSLRDRMGTVIDTQEQWIPSMVATDSPLVLSNNNHHHANHVQRTTYNWYPSSRGPVSHSVPSPHPPSLSAPGPASSNSHSSLPVSHSVPSSHSPAPPSGPGLNLASSNTYSSLAVYQFPSAVSQFNSNNNNNVIIRSSSFPGSGTACPFTPPLYNNPPQTELLLSQLQSSLAPLPIQPLALGNQWITTTENPDSDCREQLGTCKPSATSTTTENPDSDCREQLGTCKPSATSTTTKNTDLDARGLRGKCKPQTSATFQSKDKVIIVDPPVSEATMVAPHHLTQMIESSSGVGGPFPSSGPDPPAAISSLISQLKPELFSNLVKIIKAVQKNFV; via the exons ATGGAGAGCTACAGTGGTGACAACATCCCTGCATCGAAATACAGCTCAGTGAAATATTACACAACGTTACCCTCCGACACTAGACCAACTGAAGATGGCGAGCATTCTTCCGAGCAAGCTGGTGGTACTGAGACGAGACCGAGAAGTGGAACTTCGACGCAATATATTCCAAAAGCTGGGGACCACTTCAATTTTCAGATACCGAGAAAGAACAAAGAAAAGAGAG CGTTGTTCCAGTATGTGTCCTCAGAGTCCAGGGAGTTTGAGGACATCTTGACTATTCTGTCTTCCAGCTACATAGAAGCCAGCTCCAATGGGACGTTCACGTACACCAAGCTAAGAATCGTCCACAGCGAACTGCTGGAGAAGGAT TTtgtagagaaaaggagggagcTGAAGCTGGATGGGAGGACGgagaaggagctggaggagaCCCACTGTTTCCTGACTGCTGACACCATCAAG CTACCATGGATCTGTGAGAATGGCCTTCTTGTGGGGCACAGCTGGATCACCGCTCTGGGTAATCCAGCTAAGG GTGTTTATTTGTCTAAATACTCAGACTTACTGCAGGTCAATCCTTTTAACCCTGGAGTCATGGGAGAGATCATCATATTCAAGGTCATCAAG GGTAAAGTAAAGAGCATCTATGATAACATGTCTAAGAACCTTTTGGACCCCACACCCAAGTTTGACAGCCATTTATCCAAGAATGCCAGCATAGTCACATCTCTCACCTCCTATAGAGCCTATGAGCTCACTCAG gaatactTCTATGAGTACGACTTTGATGAGCTGAAGGCTCGGCCGAGGCATGTGTGCCCCTATGCAGTGGTCTCTTTCCAGTTCAAAGGCAAAGATGCTCCGTTGCAAGCCAAGCCCATGGCTCCCCTAAG GTCAAACAGCCAAACATCTGCAGGAAGTAAAG GCAGGAGTAAATATACAGTGTGGAGTGGAGAGCTTGTGAATGAGGGTAGAACGGTGTCCCAGGTCTCCATCtgttccttctctccccccttcctgcCTTTCAAACT GCCAGAGAAGCTGGAGCTGGGTCTGGTGATGAGTATGGACCAGGTAACTCAGATGATCCCCTCAGCTCTGTTCTCCTTGAACCTGTACGCAGGCAGCCACCAAG tGTTGAAGAGTGGGACACACTGCAGTTTGCTGGAGGTGGTGGATAAGAGCAAGTCAGGAGACTGTCTGGCAGCACTGCTTCAAGTCATGGAGACACAGAGACTG GTTCTTGTCCACATGTTGGCTGACAAAGGATTCCTGTTCCTCCTGTCTTCAGTTCAGATGGCCACTCCAACTG aaagAAGAGATGGGTTGAAAAAATGCCTTCAAGCYCTATTTGTTTTTCAAGAGTCCAGGGATGTGGCAAAATACAGTTCAAGGTGTCCAACTACCCATGATCCTTTACAGACATCCTCCCGTGACCCTGCCATGCCCCAGCTGAACAGCTTTGTCCCGGCCCTGCATCACGCCCTGGTCAAGGTGCGCTGCAACCCGCCCGCTGACCTCTCGGCCGGGGTCGAGCGCCAGGCRAGGGACTACCTCAGTGGACTCCACCATGGAAAG CGCCGCCACATCCCCATGACTGAATACGACACAAAGCTGGATGACCGGGGGAAGCWGTTCCCGGCTCCCAAACATCACAAACTCAACATGGAGGGCTACCTGCGCTCCTACATCTACAACCCCAACCTCTACACCATGCCTGTGGTCCAAGCCAAGGAGATGGTAGAGAGTTACTGCACTGTGCCTGATGACAACAGCCCTGTAATGGACTGGGAGGGCAGTGGAGCCAGCGGTYACAAGTCAGTGGTAGGGTTGGAGGTAAATCCTTACGGTGCTACTGCTGCCCAGTCCCCGGGGGTCCAGGTCAACCACTCTCCCTCTCAGTTTCCCACTGACCCCAACCCTCAGAAGTTGAAGGAGCTGATTAACCTGATACTGTGTTGGAGGAACACAGAGGGGGACGTCCGGAAGAAGGGAGTGCCGCAGGGGGCAGGTGGGTTGGACCCCCGAGGACTGAAGAGGAAGACTGCAGAGAGGACTCTGAATTACCGGAAGGCCTCACAGGAAAGAGGCAGAAGGGACAGGAGAACAG CAGCTGCTGAAAAGGGCCAGAGCCCTtcttgtctgtcctctgtgaTGCTGCAGAGTGTTGTTCTGAGAGACGTGGACCTGAGGAGAGACCGCTCGGAGGCTGCTTTCAAGTTCTctgatgggagaggaggaggaggatggtcaAGAGAGGGGACGAAGCAGACTAAAGCTCTGCTGTTTGATAGGATGATCAAGCTGGGCCTGCCGCCCAATCAGGACATTGACCTGAGGAAACGACCTCCTGGGGGCCTGCAGGTCAAGGCTGACTACTTGGAG ACAGCAGGGAGCACGAACAGTCTGGAGGTCTTCAGCCCCAGTTCCAATGGTGAAATGCCCAGAAGATCACAGTCCCAATATCAGGGGGAAGAACAGATGCCATGGGTCCTCATCCCCATCACAG GGCTGAAGTCAAACAAGTACTGCCTGAGCGAGAAGGACAACCCTCAGGACCCACGCTTTGTTCCCCAGATCCCCATGGKAAACAGCAGCTACCCCCCCTGTGTCCCAGAACGACGGGAAAGAAGAATCAACTCTACGCTAGAGGAGCTCCCACGGCATAGCCTCAGTACTTCCCTAGAGGTGTCACAAGAGCACAgcccctacccctaccccagtcccTGCCCAAGCCCCTGCTCTTGCCCCAGTCCCATGGAGGATGAGCAGCAATTAGCTGAAACCCCCTGTGACCCCACAGAAATAAGCGGCAACCATAAGACGAGCACAGACAAGAAGACAAGCACAAACCAGAGCTTCTTTCAAATCCGTGGTGCTCCAGCGAGCACCAGGCTACTAGACAAGTGCCGCCCCTCACCTAAGKCAAAGACAAATGGAGAACCAACCCCTACTATCCCTAGCCCTGTGGAGGCTGGGCAGGAACAGGTTGAAGGCAGCACAGGAAAAGTTATATCTGGCGTGGTTGCTGAAGATCCAACCACAATGGATGTTGGacaagaagagggggaggaggtagaggaggaagcaAAAGAGTTGGAGGAGGACGATGTGATTGAAGTGGTAGATGAAGAGATGAAGACGGTTATAAAGCAGACAGAAGAGGTGTCACCACCCTCTCTTGACCTCAGTTCTCCTGAGCTGATTCCTGTCCCAAATCCTCCTCCCGTCCAGAACACTCCTCCCATCCAGAGGCCCGTGCTGGGCAGAGTGAACTGTGTCCTGGACCAGCAGTTCAGCGACTTCTCTACAGAGATGCAGATCCTCCTGCTCAGAGAGAGTGTCCACTACAGCTCCCCCCTGATCCCTAGCCAGAGTCCTCCAGGCCAGCCCCCCATCCTACCCTTCTCTGAGTACGTCTCCTTCTACAACTCCTCCCCTCCTATGCAGGCCTACGTCAGCTCCCTGAGAGACCGCATGGGCACCGTCATAGACACACAGGAGCAATGGATTCCTAGCATGGTGGCCACTGACTCTCCCCTGGTCTTATCTAACAATAACCACCACCATGCTAACCACGTTCAGAGAACTACATACAACTGGTACCCTTCTTCCCGTGGCCCTGTTTCTCACTCTGTtcccagccctcaccctccgtCCCTGTCTGCCCCTGGTCCTGCTAGTTCAAACTCTCACAGTTCTCTACCTGTGTCTCATTCTGTCCCCAGCAGCCACTCTCCTGCCCCTCCTTCTGGCCCTGGCCTTAACCTTGCTAGTTCAAACACTTACAGTTCTTTAGCAGTTTATCAGTTTCCCTCAGCTGTGTCTCAgtttaatagtaataataacaataatgttaTTATTCGTTCTTCATCCTTCCCCGGTTCTGGCACTGCCTGTCCTTTTACCCCTCCCCTCTACAACAACCCACCCCAGACAGAGCTGCTTCTATCTCAGCTGCAGTCTAGTCTAGCgcccctccccatccaaccactGGCACTGGGCAACCAGTGGATAACAACAACAGAGAACCCTGACTCAGACTGCCGAGAGCAACTGGGAACGTGCAAGCCAAGTGCTACGTCAACCACAACAGAGAACCCTGACTCAGACTGCCGAGAGCAACTGGGAACGTGCAAGCCAAGTGCTACGTCAACCACAACAAAGAACACTGACTTAGATGCTCGAGGGCTACGAGGAAAGTGTAAGCCACAAACGAGCGCAACGTTTCAATCAAAAGACAAGGTCATAATTGTTGATCCTCCAGTTTCAGAAGCCACCATGGTGGCTCCACATCATCTCACTCAGATGATTGAGAGTTCTTCAGGGGTGGGAGGGCCTTTCCCAAGCTCAGGGCCGGATCCACCTGCAGCCATCAGTAGTCTGATTAGCCAGCTGAAACCTGAGCTGTTCAGTAACCTGGTGAAGATTATAAAAGCTGTCCAGAAGAACTTTGTCTAG
- the LOC111969705 gene encoding uncharacterized protein isoform X1 has protein sequence MESYSGDNIPASKYSSVKYYTTLPSDTRPTEDGEHSSEQAGGTETRPRSGTSTQYIPKAGDHFNFQIPRKNKEKRALFQYVSSESREFEDILTILSSSYIEASSNGTFTYTKLRIVHSELLEKDFVEKRRELKLDGRTEKELEETHCFLTADTIKLPWICENGLLVGHSWITALGNPAKGVYLSKYSDLLQVNPFNPGVMGEIIIFKVIKGKVKSIYDNMSKNLLDPTPKFDSHLSKNASIVTSLTSYRAYELTQEYFYEYDFDELKARPRHVCPYAVVSFQFKGKDAPLQAKPMAPLRSNSQTSAGSKGRSKYTVWSGELVNEGRTVSQVSICSFSPPFLPFKLPEKLELGLVMSMDQVTQMIPSALFSLNLYAGSHQVLKSGTHCSLLEVVDKSKSGDCLAALLQVMETQRLVLVHMLADKGFLFLLSSVQMATPTERRDGLKKCLQALFVFQESRDVAKYSSRCPTTHDPLQTSSRDPAMPQLNSFVPALHHALVKVRCNPPADLSAGVERQARDYLSGLHHGKRRHIPMTEYDTKLDDRGKXFPAPKHHKLNMEGYLRSYIYNPNLYTMPVVQAKEMVESYCTVPDDNSPVMDWEGSGASGXKSVVGLEVNPYGATAAQSPGVQVNHSPSQFPTDPNPQKLKELINLILCWRNTEGDVRKKGVPQGAGGLDPRGLKRKTAERTLNYRKASQERGRRDRRTAAAAEKGQSPSCLSSVMLQSVVLRDVDLRRDRSEAAFKFSDGRGGGGWSREGTKQTKALLFDRMIKLGLPPNQDIDLRKRPPGGLQVKADYLETAGSTNSLEVFSPSSNGEMPRRSQSQYQGEEQMPWVLIPITGLKSNKYCLSEKDNPQDPRFVPQIPMXNSSYPPCVPERRERRINSTLEELPRHSLSTSLEVSQEHSPYPYPSPCPSPCSCPSPMEDEQQLAETPCDPTEISGNHKTSTDKKTSTNQSFFQIRGAPASTRLLDKCRPSPKXKTNGEPTPTIPSPVEAGQEQVEGSTGKVISGVVAEDPTTMDVGQEEGEEVEEEAKELEEDDVIEVVDEEMKTVIKQTEEVSPPSLDLSSPELIPVPNPPPVQNTPPIQRPVLGRVNCVLDQQFSDFSTEMQILLLRESVHYSSPLIPSQSPPGQPPILPFSEYVSFYNSSPPMQAYVSSLRDRMGTVIDTQEQWIPSMVATDSPLVLSNNNHHHANHVQRTTYNWYPSSRGPVSHSVPSPHPPSLSAPGPASSNSHSSLPVSHSVPSSHSPAPPSGPGLNLASSNTYSSLAVYQFPSAVSQFNSNNNNNVIIRSSSFPGSGTACPFTPPLYNNPPQTELLLSQLQSSLAPLPIQPLALGNQWITTTENPDSDCREQLGTCKPSATSTTTENPDSDCREQLGTCKPSATSTTTKNTDLDARGLRGKCKPQTSATFQSKDKVIIVDPPVSEATMVAPHHLTQMIESSSGVGGPFPSSGPDPPAAISSLISQLKPELFSNLVKIIKAVQKNFV, from the exons ATGGAGAGCTACAGTGGTGACAACATCCCTGCATCGAAATACAGCTCAGTGAAATATTACACAACGTTACCCTCCGACACTAGACCAACTGAAGATGGCGAGCATTCTTCCGAGCAAGCTGGTGGTACTGAGACGAGACCGAGAAGTGGAACTTCGACGCAATATATTCCAAAAGCTGGGGACCACTTCAATTTTCAGATACCGAGAAAGAACAAAGAAAAGAGAG CGTTGTTCCAGTATGTGTCCTCAGAGTCCAGGGAGTTTGAGGACATCTTGACTATTCTGTCTTCCAGCTACATAGAAGCCAGCTCCAATGGGACGTTCACGTACACCAAGCTAAGAATCGTCCACAGCGAACTGCTGGAGAAGGAT TTtgtagagaaaaggagggagcTGAAGCTGGATGGGAGGACGgagaaggagctggaggagaCCCACTGTTTCCTGACTGCTGACACCATCAAG CTACCATGGATCTGTGAGAATGGCCTTCTTGTGGGGCACAGCTGGATCACCGCTCTGGGTAATCCAGCTAAGG GTGTTTATTTGTCTAAATACTCAGACTTACTGCAGGTCAATCCTTTTAACCCTGGAGTCATGGGAGAGATCATCATATTCAAGGTCATCAAG GGTAAAGTAAAGAGCATCTATGATAACATGTCTAAGAACCTTTTGGACCCCACACCCAAGTTTGACAGCCATTTATCCAAGAATGCCAGCATAGTCACATCTCTCACCTCCTATAGAGCCTATGAGCTCACTCAG gaatactTCTATGAGTACGACTTTGATGAGCTGAAGGCTCGGCCGAGGCATGTGTGCCCCTATGCAGTGGTCTCTTTCCAGTTCAAAGGCAAAGATGCTCCGTTGCAAGCCAAGCCCATGGCTCCCCTAAG GTCAAACAGCCAAACATCTGCAGGAAGTAAAG GCAGGAGTAAATATACAGTGTGGAGTGGAGAGCTTGTGAATGAGGGTAGAACGGTGTCCCAGGTCTCCATCtgttccttctctccccccttcctgcCTTTCAAACT GCCAGAGAAGCTGGAGCTGGGTCTGGTGATGAGTATGGACCAGGTAACTCAGATGATCCCCTCAGCTCTGTTCTCCTTGAACCTGTACGCAGGCAGCCACCAAG tGTTGAAGAGTGGGACACACTGCAGTTTGCTGGAGGTGGTGGATAAGAGCAAGTCAGGAGACTGTCTGGCAGCACTGCTTCAAGTCATGGAGACACAGAGACTG GTTCTTGTCCACATGTTGGCTGACAAAGGATTCCTGTTCCTCCTGTCTTCAGTTCAGATGGCCACTCCAACTG aaagAAGAGATGGGTTGAAAAAATGCCTTCAAGCYCTATTTGTTTTTCAAGAGTCCAGGGATGTGGCAAAATACAGTTCAAGGTGTCCAACTACCCATGATCCTTTACAGACATCCTCCCGTGACCCTGCCATGCCCCAGCTGAACAGCTTTGTCCCGGCCCTGCATCACGCCCTGGTCAAGGTGCGCTGCAACCCGCCCGCTGACCTCTCGGCCGGGGTCGAGCGCCAGGCRAGGGACTACCTCAGTGGACTCCACCATGGAAAG CGCCGCCACATCCCCATGACTGAATACGACACAAAGCTGGATGACCGGGGGAAGCWGTTCCCGGCTCCCAAACATCACAAACTCAACATGGAGGGCTACCTGCGCTCCTACATCTACAACCCCAACCTCTACACCATGCCTGTGGTCCAAGCCAAGGAGATGGTAGAGAGTTACTGCACTGTGCCTGATGACAACAGCCCTGTAATGGACTGGGAGGGCAGTGGAGCCAGCGGTYACAAGTCAGTGGTAGGGTTGGAGGTAAATCCTTACGGTGCTACTGCTGCCCAGTCCCCGGGGGTCCAGGTCAACCACTCTCCCTCTCAGTTTCCCACTGACCCCAACCCTCAGAAGTTGAAGGAGCTGATTAACCTGATACTGTGTTGGAGGAACACAGAGGGGGACGTCCGGAAGAAGGGAGTGCCGCAGGGGGCAGGTGGGTTGGACCCCCGAGGACTGAAGAGGAAGACTGCAGAGAGGACTCTGAATTACCGGAAGGCCTCACAGGAAAGAGGCAGAAGGGACAGGAGAACAG caGCAGCTGCTGAAAAGGGCCAGAGCCCTtcttgtctgtcctctgtgaTGCTGCAGAGTGTTGTTCTGAGAGACGTGGACCTGAGGAGAGACCGCTCGGAGGCTGCTTTCAAGTTCTctgatgggagaggaggaggaggatggtcaAGAGAGGGGACGAAGCAGACTAAAGCTCTGCTGTTTGATAGGATGATCAAGCTGGGCCTGCCGCCCAATCAGGACATTGACCTGAGGAAACGACCTCCTGGGGGCCTGCAGGTCAAGGCTGACTACTTGGAG ACAGCAGGGAGCACGAACAGTCTGGAGGTCTTCAGCCCCAGTTCCAATGGTGAAATGCCCAGAAGATCACAGTCCCAATATCAGGGGGAAGAACAGATGCCATGGGTCCTCATCCCCATCACAG GGCTGAAGTCAAACAAGTACTGCCTGAGCGAGAAGGACAACCCTCAGGACCCACGCTTTGTTCCCCAGATCCCCATGGKAAACAGCAGCTACCCCCCCTGTGTCCCAGAACGACGGGAAAGAAGAATCAACTCTACGCTAGAGGAGCTCCCACGGCATAGCCTCAGTACTTCCCTAGAGGTGTCACAAGAGCACAgcccctacccctaccccagtcccTGCCCAAGCCCCTGCTCTTGCCCCAGTCCCATGGAGGATGAGCAGCAATTAGCTGAAACCCCCTGTGACCCCACAGAAATAAGCGGCAACCATAAGACGAGCACAGACAAGAAGACAAGCACAAACCAGAGCTTCTTTCAAATCCGTGGTGCTCCAGCGAGCACCAGGCTACTAGACAAGTGCCGCCCCTCACCTAAGKCAAAGACAAATGGAGAACCAACCCCTACTATCCCTAGCCCTGTGGAGGCTGGGCAGGAACAGGTTGAAGGCAGCACAGGAAAAGTTATATCTGGCGTGGTTGCTGAAGATCCAACCACAATGGATGTTGGacaagaagagggggaggaggtagaggaggaagcaAAAGAGTTGGAGGAGGACGATGTGATTGAAGTGGTAGATGAAGAGATGAAGACGGTTATAAAGCAGACAGAAGAGGTGTCACCACCCTCTCTTGACCTCAGTTCTCCTGAGCTGATTCCTGTCCCAAATCCTCCTCCCGTCCAGAACACTCCTCCCATCCAGAGGCCCGTGCTGGGCAGAGTGAACTGTGTCCTGGACCAGCAGTTCAGCGACTTCTCTACAGAGATGCAGATCCTCCTGCTCAGAGAGAGTGTCCACTACAGCTCCCCCCTGATCCCTAGCCAGAGTCCTCCAGGCCAGCCCCCCATCCTACCCTTCTCTGAGTACGTCTCCTTCTACAACTCCTCCCCTCCTATGCAGGCCTACGTCAGCTCCCTGAGAGACCGCATGGGCACCGTCATAGACACACAGGAGCAATGGATTCCTAGCATGGTGGCCACTGACTCTCCCCTGGTCTTATCTAACAATAACCACCACCATGCTAACCACGTTCAGAGAACTACATACAACTGGTACCCTTCTTCCCGTGGCCCTGTTTCTCACTCTGTtcccagccctcaccctccgtCCCTGTCTGCCCCTGGTCCTGCTAGTTCAAACTCTCACAGTTCTCTACCTGTGTCTCATTCTGTCCCCAGCAGCCACTCTCCTGCCCCTCCTTCTGGCCCTGGCCTTAACCTTGCTAGTTCAAACACTTACAGTTCTTTAGCAGTTTATCAGTTTCCCTCAGCTGTGTCTCAgtttaatagtaataataacaataatgttaTTATTCGTTCTTCATCCTTCCCCGGTTCTGGCACTGCCTGTCCTTTTACCCCTCCCCTCTACAACAACCCACCCCAGACAGAGCTGCTTCTATCTCAGCTGCAGTCTAGTCTAGCgcccctccccatccaaccactGGCACTGGGCAACCAGTGGATAACAACAACAGAGAACCCTGACTCAGACTGCCGAGAGCAACTGGGAACGTGCAAGCCAAGTGCTACGTCAACCACAACAGAGAACCCTGACTCAGACTGCCGAGAGCAACTGGGAACGTGCAAGCCAAGTGCTACGTCAACCACAACAAAGAACACTGACTTAGATGCTCGAGGGCTACGAGGAAAGTGTAAGCCACAAACGAGCGCAACGTTTCAATCAAAAGACAAGGTCATAATTGTTGATCCTCCAGTTTCAGAAGCCACCATGGTGGCTCCACATCATCTCACTCAGATGATTGAGAGTTCTTCAGGGGTGGGAGGGCCTTTCCCAAGCTCAGGGCCGGATCCACCTGCAGCCATCAGTAGTCTGATTAGCCAGCTGAAACCTGAGCTGTTCAGTAACCTGGTGAAGATTATAAAAGCTGTCCAGAAGAACTTTGTCTAG